Proteins from one Antennarius striatus isolate MH-2024 chromosome 12, ASM4005453v1, whole genome shotgun sequence genomic window:
- the slain1a gene encoding SLAIN motif-containing protein 1a isoform X2, giving the protein MEAEVLNPQTMADVNGNNKVTSAELEVLKLQELVRKLEKQNEQLRTRANAVNNCSIGPLLQTSSCLHGGSTCPSSSLSCKYDISSPTQSHPCAPGPRGCTEEPFAYFQPSSVPPDAAGEDGVAAGPTTVLDEVDILDVSAVLPVEEPDRWLYVSPKAKLQGESILSPLQWCRRVLDHPGPEVQLAKMTLCHRLDQAKRRRGVSSIRPYSCIEAVPTLSCPILPYTKPAALTESPGQSFLQSTLPPRPSCGLSDRAPTFLSNSSLHSLGRRHAAISPQSSLDSEAGVSELEDDSISMSYKLQDMTDVEVMARLQEESLRQDYASTSVTTSRRSSSFSLHSLRRSDMDLEEEDEDEDEGYDQLPPPQPRLFRMGSTQRSSLPHSHTFSSIRDCRRSPTNPQFSLSGLSQYSVPSSLMAETHTAYRNSTVLSSGQLCQRVQSVGNFLATPRPPLKATAYVSPTVQQGPTSTSLPTSVSLHSIPSSAALPQPLKPCGSSAPQPLKSSANQSAVPRSSLPRPASFVGTSGVPRATKFTQPTRSLLTPPKSLAALSALRDGSWKDGCY; this is encoded by the exons ATGGAAGCAGAGGTGTTGAACCCCCAGACGATGGCAGACGTCAATGGCAACAATAAAGTCACCAGCGCAGAGCTGGAGGTGTTAAAGCTTCAAGAATTGGTCCGAAAATTGGAAAAACAGAACGAGCAATTGCGGACGAGAGCGAACGCCGTAAACAATTGCTCCATCGGCCCTCTCCTCCAGACCTCGTCGTGTTTGCACGGAGGCTCGACGTGTCCGAGCAGCAGTTTGTCCTGCAAATATGACATTTCCAGCCCGACGCAGTCACATCCGTGCGCCCCCGGACCGCGTGGTTGTACGGAGGAGCCTTTTGCGTATTTTCAGCCGAGCTCGGTGCCTCCTGACGCCGCTGGGGAGGACGGCGTCGCCGCCGGACCCACGACTGTTCTGGATGAAGTGGATATTTTGGATGTGAGCGCGGTGCTCCCTGTTGAAGAGCCTGATCGCTG GCTGTACGTGAGTCCCAAAGCCAAGCTTCAGGGTGAGAGCATCCTCAGCCCTCTCCAGTGGTGCAGGCGGGTACTGGATCATCCAGGGCCAGAGGTGCAGCTGGCCAAGATGACCCTCTGTCACAGACTGGACCAAG CTAAGAGGAGGCGAGGCGTCTCCTCCATCCGTCCATACAGCTGCATCGAGGCGGTCCCCACCCTCAGCTGCCCCATCCTGCCTTACACCAAACCTGCTGCACTAACTGAGTCCCCAG GTCAGTCCTTTCTCCAATCCACTCTCCCACCCAGGCCCAGCTGTGGTCTcagtgacagagcacccacctTCCTGTCAAACTCCAGTCTTCACA GCTTGGGTCGCCGACACGCAGCCATCAGCCCCCAGTCCTCCCTGGACAGTGAAGCGGGTGTTTCAGAATTGGAGGATGACTCCATCTCCATGAGTTACAAACTGCAGGACATGACAGACGTGGAGGTCATGGCACGACTTCAGGAGGAGA GTCTGCGTCAGGACTACGCCTCTACCTCAGTCACAACCAGCCGTCGCAGCTCCAGCTTCTCGTTACACTCCCTCCGGCGCAGCGACATGGatctggaggaagaggatgaggacgaGGACGAGGGGTATGATCAgctccctcctcctcagcctcGGCTGTTCCGGATGGGGTCAACGCAGAGGAGCAGCCTGCCTCATTCTCACACCTTCTCCAGTATAAGGGACTGCAGACGCAGCCCAACAAACCCTCAGTTCTCCCTCAGCGGACTCTCCCAGTACTCTGTACCCTCCAGTCTGatggcagaaacacacacagcttaCAGGAACAGCACTG TTCTTTCCTCGGGGCAGCTCTGCCAGCGGGTCCAGAGTGTGGGGAATTTCCTCGCCACTCCCCGACCACCACTGAAGGCCACAGCCTATGTAAGCCCCACTGTGCAGCAGGGTCCCACCTCCACGTCCCTGCCCACATCTGTCAGTCTCCATTCCATCCCCAGCAGCGCTGCCCTTCCTCAGCCACTCAAACCCTGCGGCAGCTCGGCACCACAGCCTCTCAAGTCCAGCGCCAACCAGTCAGCTGTTCCTCGCAGCTCTCTTCCCCGCCCAGCCTCCTTTGTAGGAACGAGTGGAGTTCCACGTGCAACCAAGTTCACTCAGCCCACACGCAG TTTGCTGACTCCTCCAAAGAGTCTGGCGGCCCTGAGTGCCCTACGAGATGGAAGCTGGAAAGATGGCTGCTACTGA
- the slain1a gene encoding SLAIN motif-containing protein 1a isoform X1 — protein MEAEVLNPQTMADVNGNNKVTSAELEVLKLQELVRKLEKQNEQLRTRANAVNNCSIGPLLQTSSCLHGGSTCPSSSLSCKYDISSPTQSHPCAPGPRGCTEEPFAYFQPSSVPPDAAGEDGVAAGPTTVLDEVDILDVSAVLPVEEPDRWLYVSPKAKLQGESILSPLQWCRRVLDHPGPEVQLAKMTLCHRLDQAKRRRGVSSIRPYSCIEAVPTLSCPILPYTKPAALTESPGQSFLQSTLPPRPSCGLSDRAPTFLSNSSLHSLGRRHAAISPQSSLDSEAGVSELEDDSISMSYKLQDMTDVEVMARLQEESLRQDYASTSVTTSRRSSSFSLHSLRRSDMDLEEEDEDEDEGYDQLPPPQPRLFRMGSTQRSSLPHSHTFSSIRDCRRSPTNPQFSLSGLSQYSVPSSLMAETHTAYRNSTDKLRRSMPNLIRTPSMPSVPSIPCLASPVTPPSHGPSSLPTIPPLRSSQSFDSSNGLARLQSSILSSGQLCQRVQSVGNFLATPRPPLKATAYVSPTVQQGPTSTSLPTSVSLHSIPSSAALPQPLKPCGSSAPQPLKSSANQSAVPRSSLPRPASFVGTSGVPRATKFTQPTRSLLTPPKSLAALSALRDGSWKDGCY, from the exons ATGGAAGCAGAGGTGTTGAACCCCCAGACGATGGCAGACGTCAATGGCAACAATAAAGTCACCAGCGCAGAGCTGGAGGTGTTAAAGCTTCAAGAATTGGTCCGAAAATTGGAAAAACAGAACGAGCAATTGCGGACGAGAGCGAACGCCGTAAACAATTGCTCCATCGGCCCTCTCCTCCAGACCTCGTCGTGTTTGCACGGAGGCTCGACGTGTCCGAGCAGCAGTTTGTCCTGCAAATATGACATTTCCAGCCCGACGCAGTCACATCCGTGCGCCCCCGGACCGCGTGGTTGTACGGAGGAGCCTTTTGCGTATTTTCAGCCGAGCTCGGTGCCTCCTGACGCCGCTGGGGAGGACGGCGTCGCCGCCGGACCCACGACTGTTCTGGATGAAGTGGATATTTTGGATGTGAGCGCGGTGCTCCCTGTTGAAGAGCCTGATCGCTG GCTGTACGTGAGTCCCAAAGCCAAGCTTCAGGGTGAGAGCATCCTCAGCCCTCTCCAGTGGTGCAGGCGGGTACTGGATCATCCAGGGCCAGAGGTGCAGCTGGCCAAGATGACCCTCTGTCACAGACTGGACCAAG CTAAGAGGAGGCGAGGCGTCTCCTCCATCCGTCCATACAGCTGCATCGAGGCGGTCCCCACCCTCAGCTGCCCCATCCTGCCTTACACCAAACCTGCTGCACTAACTGAGTCCCCAG GTCAGTCCTTTCTCCAATCCACTCTCCCACCCAGGCCCAGCTGTGGTCTcagtgacagagcacccacctTCCTGTCAAACTCCAGTCTTCACA GCTTGGGTCGCCGACACGCAGCCATCAGCCCCCAGTCCTCCCTGGACAGTGAAGCGGGTGTTTCAGAATTGGAGGATGACTCCATCTCCATGAGTTACAAACTGCAGGACATGACAGACGTGGAGGTCATGGCACGACTTCAGGAGGAGA GTCTGCGTCAGGACTACGCCTCTACCTCAGTCACAACCAGCCGTCGCAGCTCCAGCTTCTCGTTACACTCCCTCCGGCGCAGCGACATGGatctggaggaagaggatgaggacgaGGACGAGGGGTATGATCAgctccctcctcctcagcctcGGCTGTTCCGGATGGGGTCAACGCAGAGGAGCAGCCTGCCTCATTCTCACACCTTCTCCAGTATAAGGGACTGCAGACGCAGCCCAACAAACCCTCAGTTCTCCCTCAGCGGACTCTCCCAGTACTCTGTACCCTCCAGTCTGatggcagaaacacacacagcttaCAGGAACAGCACTG ACAAGCTCCGGAGAAGCATGCCCAACTTGATCCGAACTCCCAGCATGCCAAGTGTCCCCAGTATTCCCTGCCTGGCTTCTCCTGTTACCCCGCCTTCCCATGGCCCCTCTTCCTTGCCAACAATACCCCCCCTGCGGAGCAGCCAGAGCTTTGACTCGTCCAACGGGCTTGCACGACTTCAGTCTTCCA TTCTTTCCTCGGGGCAGCTCTGCCAGCGGGTCCAGAGTGTGGGGAATTTCCTCGCCACTCCCCGACCACCACTGAAGGCCACAGCCTATGTAAGCCCCACTGTGCAGCAGGGTCCCACCTCCACGTCCCTGCCCACATCTGTCAGTCTCCATTCCATCCCCAGCAGCGCTGCCCTTCCTCAGCCACTCAAACCCTGCGGCAGCTCGGCACCACAGCCTCTCAAGTCCAGCGCCAACCAGTCAGCTGTTCCTCGCAGCTCTCTTCCCCGCCCAGCCTCCTTTGTAGGAACGAGTGGAGTTCCACGTGCAACCAAGTTCACTCAGCCCACACGCAG TTTGCTGACTCCTCCAAAGAGTCTGGCGGCCCTGAGTGCCCTACGAGATGGAAGCTGGAAAGATGGCTGCTACTGA
- the kbtbd7 gene encoding kelch repeat and BTB domain-containing protein 7 isoform X3, translated as MASVLGYFSGPEVLEDVDHARGLIKELKCLYDCHLLGDVTVGVEDEEECPEAESTGGDIGQLFLCSRNILAAASPYFRSMFTGGLHESVQETVLIRGVDAESMSVIIHYCYTGMVTITESSVQRLYAAANMLQFEYIMKACASFMTRRLDLSNCVVVLKFADTYGNVELKENAQAFIARNFSQVCSRGSLCELDLMQLNELLSLNTLDVDCERKVCSAALQWIEANALQKKDDALQVLKCVRWSLFAEKDKSYLESLMVRPLIEKHLAYFFSGSAEESREMSATLNVPKQRIGVSAKDMILFFGLPNDKIMCCDPYSEDVYFMSPPVEDLCSQDYKRSTMESLTVCATPENNLFLASHLSKQFWLYDPVRNIWQELAERPLGRIHCGIGYLNGHVFLLGGRHPATDARLKEVECYSVQRNQWTFVAPLPHSLGKMQVLALNDHLYVVNRRRMLCYDPKRNRWRHCGSLRRNKLHKACDPAQQQPAPPHPDFTAVQQKPGLRLCVRPS; from the exons ATGGCTTCTGTGCTGGGTTACTTCAGTGGTCCCGAGGTGCTGGAGGACGTCGATCACGCCCGAGGGTTGATCAAGGAGTTGAAATGTCTTTATGATTGTCATTTACTCGGGGACGTCACCGTTGGAgttgaggatgaagaggagtgtCCGGAGGCCGAGTCGACCGGAGGGGACATCGGACAACTTTTCTTGTGTAGTAGGAACATCCTCGCTGCTGCCAGTCCATACTTCAGAAGCATGTTCACCGGGGGGCTCCACGAGAGCGTGCAGGAGACAGTGCTGATCCGTGGGGTGGATGCTGAGTCCATGTCTGTCATCATCCATTACTGCTACACGGGAATGGTGACGATCACGGAAAGCAGCGTGCAGAGGCTGTATGCAGCCGCCAACATGCTTCAGTTTGAGTACATCATGAAAGCCTGCGCCAGTTTCATGACGAGGAGGCTGGATCTCTCCAACTGTGTGGTCGTCCTTAAATTTGCAGACACATATGGTAATGTGGAATTGAAGGAAAATGCACAAGCTTTCATAGCCAGGAACTTCAGCCAGGTATGCAGCAGAGGGAGCCTTTGTGAGCTGGATCTGATGCAGCTGAACGAGCTGCTGTCTCTGAACACTTTGGATGTGGACTGTGAAAGGAAGGTTTGCTCTGCTGCTTTGCAGTGGATAGAGGCCAATGCCCTGCAGAAAAAGGATGATGCATTACAGGTACTCAAGTGTGTGCGCTGGAGCTTGTTTGCGGAAAAAGACAAGTCTTATTTGGAGAGCCTGATGGTGAGGCCACTTATTGAGAAACACCTTGCATATTTTTTCAGTGGGTCTGCAGAAGAGAGTCGTGAAATGTCTGCAACTCTAAATGTTCCGAAGCAGAGAATCGGTGTCAGTGCAAAAGACATGATTCTTTTCTTTGGTTTACCTAATGACAAGATCATGTGCTGTGATCCTTACTCAGAGGACGTGTATTTCATGTCTCCTCCTGTAGAAGACCTCTGCAGTCAGGATTACAAACGCTCCACAATGGAGTCCTTAACTGTCTGTGCAACACCAGAAAACAACTTGTTCTTAGCATCCCATCTCTCTAAACAGTTCTGGCTGTACGACCCTGTGCGCAATATCTGGCAGGAGTTAGCAGAGAGACCCTTGGGGAGGATACACTGTGGGATTGGGTACCTCAACGGCCACGTGTTCCTGTTGGGGGGGAGACATCCAGCGACGGACGCCAGATTAAAGGAGGTAGAGTGTTACAGTGTCCAGAGGAATCAGTGGACGTTTGTGGCTCCTCTGCCTCATTCTTTAGGTAAAATGCAGGTGCTGGCACTAAATGACCACCTGTATGTGGTCAACAGAAGGAGAATGCTTTGCTATGATCCTAAGAGGAACCGCTGGCGCCACTGTGGGTCACTGAGAAGAAACAAGCTTCACAAGgctt GTGATCCAGCACAACAACAACCTGCTCCTCCTCATCCAGACTTTACTGCAGTACAACAAAAACCAGGTCTTCGTCTATGCGTACGACCCAGCTAG
- the kbtbd7 gene encoding kelch repeat and BTB domain-containing protein 7 isoform X2 codes for MASVLGYFSGPEVLEDVDHARGLIKELKCLYDCHLLGDVTVGVEDEEECPEAESTGGDIGQLFLCSRNILAAASPYFRSMFTGGLHESVQETVLIRGVDAESMSVIIHYCYTGMVTITESSVQRLYAAANMLQFEYIMKACASFMTRRLDLSNCVVVLKFADTYGNVELKENAQAFIARNFSQVCSRGSLCELDLMQLNELLSLNTLDVDCERKVCSAALQWIEANALQKKDDALQVLKCVRWSLFAEKDKSYLESLMVRPLIEKHLAYFFSGSAEESREMSATLNVPKQRIGVSAKDMILFFGLPNDKIMCCDPYSEDVYFMSPPVEDLCSQDYKRSTMESLTVCATPENNLFLASHLSKQFWLYDPVRNIWQELAERPLGRIHCGIGYLNGHVFLLGGRHPATDARLKEVIQHNNNLLLLIQTLLQYNKNQVFVYAYDPARDTWKRVMAEIVSTLGPVCVSTRVYPACLGSAHSFSTEEEDDSGSSADWDFDGLTDVDSDSGSSSSFSD; via the exons ATGGCTTCTGTGCTGGGTTACTTCAGTGGTCCCGAGGTGCTGGAGGACGTCGATCACGCCCGAGGGTTGATCAAGGAGTTGAAATGTCTTTATGATTGTCATTTACTCGGGGACGTCACCGTTGGAgttgaggatgaagaggagtgtCCGGAGGCCGAGTCGACCGGAGGGGACATCGGACAACTTTTCTTGTGTAGTAGGAACATCCTCGCTGCTGCCAGTCCATACTTCAGAAGCATGTTCACCGGGGGGCTCCACGAGAGCGTGCAGGAGACAGTGCTGATCCGTGGGGTGGATGCTGAGTCCATGTCTGTCATCATCCATTACTGCTACACGGGAATGGTGACGATCACGGAAAGCAGCGTGCAGAGGCTGTATGCAGCCGCCAACATGCTTCAGTTTGAGTACATCATGAAAGCCTGCGCCAGTTTCATGACGAGGAGGCTGGATCTCTCCAACTGTGTGGTCGTCCTTAAATTTGCAGACACATATGGTAATGTGGAATTGAAGGAAAATGCACAAGCTTTCATAGCCAGGAACTTCAGCCAGGTATGCAGCAGAGGGAGCCTTTGTGAGCTGGATCTGATGCAGCTGAACGAGCTGCTGTCTCTGAACACTTTGGATGTGGACTGTGAAAGGAAGGTTTGCTCTGCTGCTTTGCAGTGGATAGAGGCCAATGCCCTGCAGAAAAAGGATGATGCATTACAGGTACTCAAGTGTGTGCGCTGGAGCTTGTTTGCGGAAAAAGACAAGTCTTATTTGGAGAGCCTGATGGTGAGGCCACTTATTGAGAAACACCTTGCATATTTTTTCAGTGGGTCTGCAGAAGAGAGTCGTGAAATGTCTGCAACTCTAAATGTTCCGAAGCAGAGAATCGGTGTCAGTGCAAAAGACATGATTCTTTTCTTTGGTTTACCTAATGACAAGATCATGTGCTGTGATCCTTACTCAGAGGACGTGTATTTCATGTCTCCTCCTGTAGAAGACCTCTGCAGTCAGGATTACAAACGCTCCACAATGGAGTCCTTAACTGTCTGTGCAACACCAGAAAACAACTTGTTCTTAGCATCCCATCTCTCTAAACAGTTCTGGCTGTACGACCCTGTGCGCAATATCTGGCAGGAGTTAGCAGAGAGACCCTTGGGGAGGATACACTGTGGGATTGGGTACCTCAACGGCCACGTGTTCCTGTTGGGGGGGAGACATCCAGCGACGGACGCCAGATTAAAGGAG GTGATCCAGCACAACAACAACCTGCTCCTCCTCATCCAGACTTTACTGCAGTACAACAAAAACCAGGTCTTCGTCTATGCGTACGACCCAGCTAGGGACACCTGGAAGAGAGTCATGGCAGAGATTGTGTCCACCTTGGGGCCCGTGTGTGTTTCAACACGTGTGTACCCAGCATGCCTTGGCTCTGCACACAGCTTCTCAacggaagaggaggatgatagTGGTTCCAGCGCCGACTGGGACTTTGATGGGTTGACAGATGTGGACTCGGACTCAGGCAGCTCTAGCTCTTTCTCAGATTAG
- the kbtbd7 gene encoding kelch repeat and BTB domain-containing protein 7 isoform X1, whose product MASVLGYFSGPEVLEDVDHARGLIKELKCLYDCHLLGDVTVGVEDEEECPEAESTGGDIGQLFLCSRNILAAASPYFRSMFTGGLHESVQETVLIRGVDAESMSVIIHYCYTGMVTITESSVQRLYAAANMLQFEYIMKACASFMTRRLDLSNCVVVLKFADTYGNVELKENAQAFIARNFSQVCSRGSLCELDLMQLNELLSLNTLDVDCERKVCSAALQWIEANALQKKDDALQVLKCVRWSLFAEKDKSYLESLMFWLYDPVRNIWQELAERPLGRIHCGIGYLNGHVFLLGGRHPATDARLKEVECYSVQRNQWTFVAPLPHSLGKMQVLALNDHLYVVNRRRMLCYDPKRNRWRHCGSLRRNKLHKACVFQDQIIFVCDIPVVKAYNPTRGEWRRLGDIPINSCSLNYQVIQHNNNLLLLIQTLLQYNKNQVFVYAYDPARDTWKRVMAEIVSTLGPVCVSTRVYPACLGSAHSFSTEEEDDSGSSADWDFDGLTDVDSDSGSSSSFSD is encoded by the exons ATGGCTTCTGTGCTGGGTTACTTCAGTGGTCCCGAGGTGCTGGAGGACGTCGATCACGCCCGAGGGTTGATCAAGGAGTTGAAATGTCTTTATGATTGTCATTTACTCGGGGACGTCACCGTTGGAgttgaggatgaagaggagtgtCCGGAGGCCGAGTCGACCGGAGGGGACATCGGACAACTTTTCTTGTGTAGTAGGAACATCCTCGCTGCTGCCAGTCCATACTTCAGAAGCATGTTCACCGGGGGGCTCCACGAGAGCGTGCAGGAGACAGTGCTGATCCGTGGGGTGGATGCTGAGTCCATGTCTGTCATCATCCATTACTGCTACACGGGAATGGTGACGATCACGGAAAGCAGCGTGCAGAGGCTGTATGCAGCCGCCAACATGCTTCAGTTTGAGTACATCATGAAAGCCTGCGCCAGTTTCATGACGAGGAGGCTGGATCTCTCCAACTGTGTGGTCGTCCTTAAATTTGCAGACACATATGGTAATGTGGAATTGAAGGAAAATGCACAAGCTTTCATAGCCAGGAACTTCAGCCAGGTATGCAGCAGAGGGAGCCTTTGTGAGCTGGATCTGATGCAGCTGAACGAGCTGCTGTCTCTGAACACTTTGGATGTGGACTGTGAAAGGAAGGTTTGCTCTGCTGCTTTGCAGTGGATAGAGGCCAATGCCCTGCAGAAAAAGGATGATGCATTACAGGTACTCAAGTGTGTGCGCTGGAGCTTGTTTGCGGAAAAAGACAAGTCTTATTTGGAGAGCCTGATG TTCTGGCTGTACGACCCTGTGCGCAATATCTGGCAGGAGTTAGCAGAGAGACCCTTGGGGAGGATACACTGTGGGATTGGGTACCTCAACGGCCACGTGTTCCTGTTGGGGGGGAGACATCCAGCGACGGACGCCAGATTAAAGGAGGTAGAGTGTTACAGTGTCCAGAGGAATCAGTGGACGTTTGTGGCTCCTCTGCCTCATTCTTTAGGTAAAATGCAGGTGCTGGCACTAAATGACCACCTGTATGTGGTCAACAGAAGGAGAATGCTTTGCTATGATCCTAAGAGGAACCGCTGGCGCCACTGTGGGTCACTGAGAAGAAACAAGCTTCACAAGgcttgtgtgtttcaggaccaaattatttttgtgtgtgacattCCTGTGGTGAAAGCCTACAATCCCACCAGAGGGGAATGGAGGAGGTTAGGTGACATTCCTATTAACAGCTGTTCTTTAAACTATCAGGTGATCCAGCACAACAACAACCTGCTCCTCCTCATCCAGACTTTACTGCAGTACAACAAAAACCAGGTCTTCGTCTATGCGTACGACCCAGCTAGGGACACCTGGAAGAGAGTCATGGCAGAGATTGTGTCCACCTTGGGGCCCGTGTGTGTTTCAACACGTGTGTACCCAGCATGCCTTGGCTCTGCACACAGCTTCTCAacggaagaggaggatgatagTGGTTCCAGCGCCGACTGGGACTTTGATGGGTTGACAGATGTGGACTCGGACTCAGGCAGCTCTAGCTCTTTCTCAGATTAG